A portion of the Thermoflexus sp. genome contains these proteins:
- a CDS encoding ClpP family protease, which produces MAHAPVVIRFFAPVIDITINALLNAVDQKMREGHRDFLLLLSSPGGSVFHGLSAYNYLKGIPARITTCNFGSVDSIGVVLYCAGARRLSVPHARFLLHGISAQFPQPISLEEKQLEERMKGLRIDLENIAKVIATSTGKPVEEVIAAMHDRITLNPEEAKAWGLVHEIVHELFPAGAEVISIQYQEPPHLA; this is translated from the coding sequence ATGGCGCATGCGCCCGTGGTGATCCGGTTCTTCGCCCCTGTGATCGACATCACCATCAATGCTCTCCTCAACGCTGTCGATCAGAAAATGCGGGAAGGCCATCGGGACTTCCTGCTGCTGCTCTCCTCTCCGGGCGGGAGCGTCTTCCATGGCCTGAGCGCTTACAATTACCTGAAAGGGATCCCCGCTCGCATCACCACCTGCAATTTCGGCAGCGTCGATTCCATCGGCGTGGTGCTGTATTGCGCAGGAGCCCGTCGCCTGTCTGTGCCCCATGCCCGCTTCCTGCTCCACGGAATCAGCGCGCAGTTCCCCCAGCCGATCAGCCTGGAGGAGAAACAGCTGGAGGAGCGCATGAAGGGCCTGCGGATCGATCTGGAGAACATCGCCAAGGTGATCGCGACCAGCACGGGGAAGCCGGTGGAGGAGGTGATCGCCGCCATGCACGATCGGATCACGCTGAACCCGGAGGAAGCGAAGGCATGGGGGCTGGTCCACGAGATCGTGCATGAGCTTTTCCCGGCCGGCGCAGAGGTGATTTCCATTCAGTATCAGGAGCCCCCCCACCTGGCCTGA